The Bacillus sp. Y1 genome has a window encoding:
- a CDS encoding VOC family protein yields MYKNPHYFSHLAHVELISPKLEESADFFKNIIGLEVSDRTKTSVYFRAWGEHYHHSLKITAGEEPGLGHIGWRADSPAALEEAAAHIEKLGLGKGWIEGDLGHGRAYQFTSPDGHLEEIFWDVEMYEAPAVLKSKWRNRPQKNPGRGISPRRIDHITLHSNDVTKDREFYQNIGFRYNEGIFLDANEPASPEIGAWLSVTNLSHDIAFLKSHTGKPGGFNHVCYAVESREEVLLAADHIVESGYNLAMGGPTRHALAEGFFFYVDEPGGNRFELYAGAHLVFAPDFGPYRWSLSENPNDAWGREMPWDASGKIIK; encoded by the coding sequence ATGTACAAAAATCCACATTATTTTTCTCATTTGGCTCATGTTGAATTAATTAGTCCAAAACTAGAGGAGTCGGCTGATTTCTTTAAAAATATTATTGGTCTAGAGGTATCCGACCGGACGAAAACCTCCGTGTATTTCCGGGCTTGGGGAGAACACTATCACCACAGTTTAAAAATTACAGCAGGTGAAGAACCTGGATTAGGACATATTGGTTGGCGCGCAGATAGTCCTGCTGCTCTTGAGGAAGCTGCGGCTCATATTGAGAAGCTAGGGCTAGGAAAAGGCTGGATTGAAGGAGATCTTGGTCATGGTCGGGCCTATCAATTTACTTCTCCAGATGGACATTTAGAAGAGATTTTTTGGGATGTGGAGATGTATGAAGCTCCTGCGGTATTAAAAAGCAAATGGAGAAATCGTCCACAAAAAAATCCTGGTCGAGGTATTTCACCACGTCGTATCGATCATATTACTCTGCACAGCAATGATGTCACAAAGGATCGTGAATTCTATCAAAACATTGGATTCCGTTATAATGAAGGAATTTTCTTGGATGCAAACGAGCCTGCAAGTCCAGAAATTGGTGCATGGCTTTCTGTTACTAATCTTTCTCATGATATAGCATTCTTGAAATCTCATACTGGAAAACCAGGCGGATTTAATCATGTTTGTTATGCGGTAGAAAGTAGAGAAGAGGTCTTATTAGCTGCTGATCACATTGTCGAAAGCGGATACAACCTAGCGATGGGTGGACCGACACGACATGCACTTGCAGAAGGTTTTTTCTTTTATGTTGATGAACCAGGTGGAAACAGATTTGAATTATATGCAGGAGCGCATCTCGTGTTTGCACCTGATTTTGGTCCATATAGATGGAGTCTATCAGAGAATCCGAACGATGCTTGGGGCAGAGAAATGCCATGGGATGCATCGGGGAAAATTATTAAATAA
- a CDS encoding alpha/beta hydrolase family protein, which translates to MWHFFPDNYMWSYQVVRMISQSYFGGGEVNEILDAASRMKVGDFESFHQEWMRLGNKALTTANDAMDKGYKETARSGYLRAANYYRCSEFFLQPDDNRKLPTYLKAVDSFRKGGELLPNPPKAITIPFEQAVLPGYYFEAPGQKRGPLMIMFGGLDSTAEELYYGPAQFLNERGISLLAVDGPGQGGALRLHHIHSRHDYNLAGTAAYEWAVENLEVDPSRIGIMAVSMGGYMAARCAAFEPRFKACAIWGAVYDYNDVWAKRPDHHPLAKILQHIFGVEDMPAARAKLQHYNLRGVAEKIQMPTYIVHGEDDRQNTVDNAHNVFNDLTCPRWLKIIPASSPGSSHCQVDNITETYEMYDWLKEKLAK; encoded by the coding sequence ATGTGGCACTTTTTTCCGGATAATTATATGTGGTCCTACCAAGTGGTAAGAATGATTAGTCAATCCTATTTTGGCGGCGGTGAGGTAAATGAAATTCTTGACGCTGCTAGCCGAATGAAGGTCGGTGACTTTGAAAGCTTCCATCAAGAATGGATGAGACTTGGAAATAAAGCTTTAACAACAGCAAATGACGCGATGGATAAAGGATATAAGGAAACAGCTCGATCAGGTTATTTACGTGCGGCAAACTATTATCGTTGCTCTGAATTTTTCCTTCAGCCTGATGACAATAGAAAACTACCAACCTATTTAAAAGCAGTAGATTCATTCCGAAAGGGAGGGGAGTTATTACCGAATCCCCCAAAGGCGATTACTATTCCTTTCGAACAAGCTGTTCTACCAGGTTATTATTTCGAAGCACCTGGTCAGAAGAGAGGACCATTAATGATTATGTTCGGTGGTCTTGATTCAACAGCTGAAGAGCTCTATTATGGTCCAGCTCAATTTCTGAATGAAAGAGGGATTTCGCTCTTAGCTGTAGATGGACCAGGTCAAGGAGGAGCACTTCGTCTCCATCATATTCATTCTCGCCACGACTATAATCTAGCGGGAACTGCAGCGTATGAATGGGCCGTGGAAAACCTGGAGGTAGACCCGAGTCGAATTGGAATTATGGCCGTCTCTATGGGAGGTTACATGGCCGCGAGATGTGCAGCGTTTGAACCGAGATTTAAAGCATGTGCGATTTGGGGAGCGGTGTATGACTATAACGATGTATGGGCAAAACGGCCAGATCATCACCCGTTAGCGAAGATTCTCCAACATATATTTGGAGTAGAAGATATGCCTGCAGCAAGAGCTAAGCTGCAACACTACAACCTAAGGGGAGTAGCAGAGAAAATTCAGATGCCAACATATATCGTACATGGAGAAGATGATCGACAAAACACTGTTGATAATGCCCATAATGTATTTAATGATCTCACATGCCCTCGCTGGTTAAAAATCATTCCAGCAAGTAGTCCAGGCTCATCGCATTGTCAGGTGGACAATATCACAGAAACATACGAAATGTATGATTGGCTGAAGGAGAAACTAGCAAAATAG
- a CDS encoding fumarylacetoacetate hydrolase family protein produces the protein MKFITFTNREQQQRAGILMNDSVIDLNFASNGELPETMADFIKNQSLYIPVVQSLLETKDLPSINLKNIQLTAPLPNPTSFRDFVAFETHVKNATKRSGDTVAPEWYEMPIFYFSNPNAMKGPEEEVKRPSRCIRLDYELELACVIGKEGKNIKASEAEDYIFGYTILNDWSARDIQMKEMKVLLGPAKGKDFATSIGPYIVTKDELEPYRVGQRFNLEMTAKVNGEVLSKGNFKDIYYTFGDMIERASEDVTLYPGDIIGSGTVGFGCLMELGTEVHRWLEPGDEVELTITGLGSLTNKII, from the coding sequence ATGAAGTTCATCACTTTTACCAATCGAGAACAACAACAAAGGGCTGGCATTCTGATGAATGACTCTGTGATTGATCTTAACTTTGCCTCTAATGGTGAACTTCCAGAAACAATGGCAGATTTCATTAAGAATCAATCCCTATATATACCGGTTGTTCAGTCGTTACTAGAGACAAAAGATCTCCCTTCTATTAATCTAAAAAATATACAGCTAACAGCACCACTTCCAAACCCAACTAGTTTTCGGGACTTTGTTGCCTTTGAAACACATGTAAAGAATGCAACCAAGCGTTCGGGTGATACAGTGGCCCCGGAATGGTATGAAATGCCGATCTTCTACTTTTCTAATCCAAATGCCATGAAGGGTCCGGAAGAAGAAGTGAAACGACCTTCAAGATGTATACGCCTCGACTATGAACTTGAGCTTGCCTGTGTGATTGGTAAAGAAGGGAAAAATATAAAAGCGAGTGAGGCGGAAGATTATATTTTTGGCTATACCATATTAAATGACTGGTCTGCAAGAGATATTCAAATGAAAGAAATGAAAGTGTTATTGGGACCTGCAAAAGGGAAGGACTTTGCAACATCCATTGGTCCCTACATTGTAACAAAAGACGAATTGGAACCATACCGAGTGGGGCAACGTTTTAATTTAGAGATGACTGCAAAGGTGAATGGGGAAGTTCTTTCTAAAGGAAATTTTAAAGATATTTATTATACCTTTGGTGATATGATCGAGCGAGCTTCCGAGGATGTGACTCTTTACCCTGGAGATATTATTGGTTCAGGCACAGTTGGATTTGGATGCCTGATGGAGCTAGGTACAGAGGTCCATCGCTGGCTAGAACCTGGCGATGAGGTAGAACTTACGATTACAGGCCTTGGTTCTCTTACAAATAAAATCATTTGA
- a CDS encoding cyclase family protein, whose amino-acid sequence MRRIVDLSVSIEEDIKDPLPFSIRYETHEEGAEFGAKLVGVTPDDFPERKGLAGEFLSLTSHAGTHVDAPWHYWPTSEGKQARTIDEMPLEWFFNDGVVLNFTEKPAGYAVTVADLQEKLKEMDYQLKPYDIVMIRCDADKKRYEPSYSEIHVGVTAEATLWLIEQGIKVMGTDGWGWDTPLSIQAADYLNNPRPGVLWAAHFAGKEKEYCQIEKLANLDQLPSFGFKVSVFPVKIKGASAGWTRAVAIIDEMK is encoded by the coding sequence ATGAGGAGAATAGTGGACCTGAGTGTATCAATTGAAGAGGATATAAAGGATCCTCTTCCTTTTTCCATTCGTTACGAAACACATGAGGAAGGAGCAGAGTTCGGAGCCAAATTAGTGGGCGTGACTCCAGACGATTTTCCTGAGAGGAAGGGATTAGCTGGAGAGTTCCTTTCTCTAACAAGTCATGCTGGTACTCATGTGGATGCCCCTTGGCATTACTGGCCCACATCAGAAGGGAAACAGGCCCGTACCATTGATGAAATGCCACTCGAATGGTTTTTTAACGATGGAGTGGTCCTTAACTTCACAGAAAAACCAGCTGGATATGCAGTAACGGTTGCAGATTTACAAGAAAAGCTTAAGGAAATGGACTATCAGCTAAAGCCTTATGATATTGTAATGATTCGTTGTGATGCAGATAAAAAAAGATATGAACCTTCCTATAGCGAAATTCATGTTGGGGTAACGGCTGAAGCCACACTTTGGTTAATTGAGCAAGGAATAAAGGTGATGGGGACAGACGGATGGGGATGGGACACTCCTTTATCCATTCAGGCAGCTGATTATTTGAACAACCCACGTCCTGGGGTGTTATGGGCAGCCCATTTCGCAGGTAAGGAAAAAGAATATTGTCAAATTGAAAAACTAGCAAACTTAGATCAGCTGCCTTCGTTTGGATTTAAAGTGTCAGTGTTCCCGGTGAAAATTAAAGGAGCTAGTGCTGGGTGGACTAGGGCGGTAGCTATCATAGATGAAATGAAATGA